The region tgactcgatggacctgagtctgagtgaactctgggagttggtgatggacagggaggccggacagggaggcctgacgtgctgcgattcacggggtcgcaaagagtcggacaggactgagcgactgaactgaactgaactgaactgaatgcaagaTCTTGACCCTTCCCTTTCCAGGGTTTCAAGACCTAATGAAATAACTTCATTTCAATTAAGCTAAAATTTCATGCATTGCTTTAGTTCAAATTAACTcagggaatttaaaaaacaaaactgctttgGTTTCCTGCTGAGTAAAAAATTTTGCATCTAGTTGTGAAGGGAGGAGTGGCAAAGGAGTAGTTTTAGGATTATTGTTTGATTCTAGACACTGCTTTCAGGCACTGCTACAGAATCACACTGAGATGGGAACGCTTGGAATTTAGTTACACTCCCACAGTCGACCGAATTTTTCTGCTAAGAGGTAGGCAAGAGCATCTGACAATCAGAAAACTTTCACAGATTTGTCCAAGGTCCTACAGAGTGAGTGATGCACCTGACAGAGCACATATCCCAAGGTACTCGCAACTGtttgattccttttttaaattctgaGTTTGAAAACTCAGACCTACCATTACTTGCTCTGTGAACGGGTTAATCGCTACACAAGTCTcggtttcttatctgtaaaatgggtctaaTATGCCACATGAGGCTGCTTTGAGAAATACAAATTTAACAGACCCTGAGTTCACTGTTAGTTTCGTACGgggttttcttttccaatctagaaaGAGAGCTGCTTCCTCGCGCAGCGTCAGCGTCTTGAagtgccccacccccgccccatatCCATCTCCCACACCACCCACCCCTTCCTTGAATTCGTGTGTCTGAACACAGTTCTAGTCCAGACTCTTCCGCGTTGTGACACGAGGTCACGCAATTCCAGTTCTCAGGGTCTCGATCGCTGCCCGGGACACAGGTACGGTCGGCCCCGACCTCATCAACATGGCTGCTGGAAGTGGCTTGTAGGAAGAAGAAAGGTGCGGCACTGCAGGATCACTTCCGCTTCCGTTGGTGCAAAAGCTTTCACTTCTCGTGCTACCGTGACTAAGATGGAAGCACTGCTGGAGTCGCGGTCCGGACTTTGGGCCGGGGGTCCGGTCCCCGGGCAGTTTTACCGCATTCCGTccactccaggttcctctgtggaCCCGGCGTCCGCGCTGTACGGGGCTCCGATTACGCGCACCCAGTAAGCTCTTGGCGCCTTAGCCTGCGCAGGGGGAGGGACAGTGGGGCCTGGTGCCTCCCGCCGGTTCTGGGAGCCGGGGAAGTCGAGGCGAAGACCCGGGGCGCGCGACAGCGGGGGAGCTCAGGGAGGAAGGTCTCGGAGAATGAAAGGAGCCGTGGAAAGTCAGAAACGGAGCCCGCAGCTCCGGAAGCCGGCTCGTGCTTTTCGCCGCGCCGCCCCTCAGCAGACCTCCCTCTCTCTCTAGGAACCCCATGGTGACCGGGACCTCTGTCCTGGGGCTCAAGTTTGAGGGCGGAGTGGTGATCGCAGCAGACATGCTGGGCTCCTATGGCTCCTTGGCTCGTTTCCGCAACATCTCTCGCATTATGCGAGTCAACAACAGCACCATGCTGGGTGCTTCCGGAGACTATGCTGATTTCCAGTATTTGAAGCAGGTTCTCGGGCAAATGGTGTAAGTCATCTAGAGAGTAGAAGTAGTTGCCAAGTGGGGAGGGGAACCCACAGTTTTTTAATCCCTTCAAAAATTTCTGCGGGTAGAGAACAGGGAGACTTGCTGGGGGTGAAAGATGTGAGAAGTTTTGCAAATAGTTTATTTCAGTGGGTTTAAATGGGGAAGATTGTGGTAACGTCTTTTCGGGGTGGATGGAAATCCTGACTTCTGTTCTTTTATAAGGATTGATGAGGAGCTGTTGGGAGACGGACACAGCTATAGTCCTAAAGCTATTCATTCATGGCTGACCAGGGCCATGTACAGTCGCCGCTCCAAGATGAACCCCCTGTGGAACACCATGGTCATTGGAGGTTATGCTGATGGAGACAGGTTGATTTTAATACAAATAACTTAATTTCCTTGACCACCCAACCTCTAGTGCCTGTTTAGTGTCTGTCTCTCCCCCCTGAGTGAATCCCACTTCTGCCTCAGACCCTATAGTCCCATTCTTCAGCTAAGATACAGAAACCTAAGATGACCTATTGTGTCTTTTTAGCTTCCTGGGTTATGTGGACATGCTTGGTGTGGCCTATGAAGCCCCTTCGCTGGCCACTGGTTACGGTGCATACTTGGCTCAGGTAAGTAGTCAGTTGAGGGGTAGAAGACAGAAGGTAAGATTAGTGGCTGTCTGTTTTACCCTTTAAATTCGGGCATGAGAAACAGACTATGTTCCCTACTGCTGGGTTTATTTTTGGTCTAGAGGCTGTAATGACAAGGTGGGGTATGTCTTGGAGTGAGTCAGTATATGTATGCAAAGTGAGGACACCCATGAATTTCCCCTTCAAGTGGGTCTTAGCACAAGTAAGCAGAATTCATTCTGCTGAGGCAGTAAGTAGAATGTCAGCTTTTCACTTATGATTCTCTTTACATCATGGATTTGCAACAGATCATCTGGTATTCAGCCCATGGTATCTCCTGTTTTTTCCTCCCATCTCCTTAGCCTCTGCTGCGAGAAGTTCTGGAGAAGCAGCCAGTGCTGAGCCAGATGGAGGCCCGAGAACTAGTGGAACGCTGCATGCGAGTGCTGTACTATCGAGATGCCCGTTCTTATAACCGGGTGAGAAGTGTGAATAGTAAATGGGGATCTAATTGGCAGGCTGTGCAACTCCTGAGTCTCTATATGTTGAAGAACAGGCCATTTCTGTGTCTATTTTTCACATTTCAGAAAAACCCTCCATTTGACCTTTGACCAGGCCTGAGGCGTCTTTGATGACAGGGTTGGTATTTTCATTGAgagctctgctttttttttcagtttcaaattGCCACTGTAACTGAAAAAGGTGTTGAAATAGAGGGACCCCTGTCTGCGGAGACCAACTGGGATATTGCCCACATGATCAGGTGACTGACATTAAAATTACAGTGGAATAATAGTTGGGAGATCCTGGTTGTAGTAAGGTTGGTTTTTCTGGAGGTCTCAACCAAAAATTCTCTGGGTGGCAAGGGTTTGGGTTGAAGATAGAGCTACTTTTGGGAATTGATTTCTCACTCTATGGCTTCATGAttttatcatctctttttttaGTGGCTTTGAATGAAATACAGATGTGTCATCCAGAACTGAAGTTGTACCCTTCTTCTAACTTTGAACTTGGTTGGTTCAAAGGTACTattctttttgtaaaataaataaatcctttgAAATGCTGGCTGAGTGGTTGTATCATTTGACTAAGTCACACCAAGAATGAAACTGCTAAGTACTGCTATATGCCATCTCCCTGCATAGTCAGAGAACTCTGGTTCTTGTAGCACATATAGACTTCTCTGCATAATACAGAAGCTCCACTACTGTCTTCATTTGGGTCTCTACTGAAGGCTGCTTTCTGTAAAAGTCAGACTTGATCTTTGTGTGATAATTAGCTTTtgtgtttaacatttttcttcaaCATTCTCACCCATGCACTAGACTCTGAAATAGACTTTCTGGTTAATGTTGACTGCATATGGAATTTGTTAAAACATCATTTCAAAGATGGAAATGTAACATCTAGTCGACCTGTAGATTACTCCCAAACCTGAAGTAATAGCCTTAATCCTGCACCCATCCAACGTCCTCACCCTTCATGGGGAAACCTAATTTTGACATATAACCTAAATGTTTATTTCCAAATCTACTACTGATTTCTAGCACTGtaagatcagagaaggcaatggcaccccactccagtactcttgcctggaaaatcccatggacagaggagcctggtaggctgcagtccatggggtcactaagagtcagacacgactgagtgacttcactttcatgcattggagaaggaaatggcaacccactccagtgttcttgcctggagaatcccagggatgtgggagcctggtgggcgcggtctatggggtcacggagtcggacacgactgaagtgacttagcagcagcactgtaAGACCTCTTAGAATATTGTGTTCACTTAGAAGTCCTGTAGTTGTGAGTCAAATCAGTTGGGAGTTATTAGCCAGTTCTTTTGCCAGGATGGTgttaaacttgaattttaaaaaacatcctGGGTAATACTGATGGTGTAGTATCTTTTCTAAACCTCTTTTTGAGAAACTAGTATAGGCAGGAAACCCCAAAACTactacaggcataccttgttttTATGCTTTGCAGATACTGCAGTGTGTTTTACAAATGGAAGGTCTCTGGCTACTCTGCATTGAGTAAGTTTAGGTgtaatttttccaacagcatttgcttacTTTGTGTTACGTTTGGTGTGTTACCCTGATCAGTGATCTTTAATGTTACTACTGCCAAGAAAAGATCCAACCCGCTGAAGTCTCAACCGGTGATAAGCATTATTTGGCAGTATTTTTTAAGGTATCTAACTTTTTTAGACACAGTGCTATTGCCTGTTTAATATACTATAGCATAAACATATGCACAGGAAAACACAAAAAATGTGTGACTCGCTTTGTTGTTGATAGTTGCTTTATTGCGGTGGTCTGGATCCCAGCCTGCAGTGTCTCCAAGGTATGGCTGAAATTCAGGGAGGTGAGAGCTGAGGGAGAAATCAAAACCCTTTCACTTGTGTCATCCATGATTACAGTTAGCAAAATTTAAGCAAAAGAAAACCATCAGCTTTCAATCTGGATTTCACACACTCAGTCTCAACACAAAGtagtcaataaatacttgtttattgattaaactgaattataaaaaacaaaacaaaaaaaacttcctTCTACTACTAAGCCATGCAGGCAGAATCCACAAAAGTAATAACTTCCCGGCCAAAACCCAGCCGATCCACTGTTGGTATTATGGCCTTAGAAAAATTACCCATCAGGAAAGTCATACAGTGTGCAGAGGCCAGGAACCCAGCTCTGCTAAGTCTGGGGCTGCTGCGGAGACTACCAAAGAGAAAGATTAGTCACTGTACACAAGAGCTGACCATAGTTCTTGAACTTTCTGAAAGGCAAAGTTTTGACTCAAAAGTCCATATTCTGTCAAAATGGCATCAGGCAAAAAGCTGAGGAAGAGAAGCCCAGGTGGTTCCTCCATTCATTTTTCATATGCCACGGGTTCACAAAGCTGGCCAAGCTGTTTACGGAAGGGAACACTCCAGTTCACTATATTATAGTGTGCTGGGcgttaaaaacacaaaaagaaaaacaggtgagGAGAAACAGGTGGTGTACTACCAGGCCCATCACATTTTGAGCACCTCCCAGTCTGTGAAAGCCTGTTCAAATAGGGTCACCTAGGAAAAAAACCACATTGCTTATAAATCCGTTTCCCCTCAATTTATTAAATGTTCCACttatgtacattttaaacttGAACCATTTACAAGCCTACGCGGGTTGCCTCCTTGGCTCACAGAAGGGAAACGCTGCAGAAAGCCTCAGGATGGACAGAAAGACAAGATAGTTGTGGGAAAGGTAGACCTGGATTTCTTTTGCTCCTTTTCTGTTACAGTACATTTCAGTCTACAGTCATGAGTACAtacgattaaaaaaaaatccctcatgcAAATTGTAGAAaaacttttctttccttgaagctggcagtgaaaaataaagattcatgtctttttctttgtGCACACCCCTATGTGTTTCTTCTTCAGGTCAGATTCTTCTCTAAGCgttgagagagagaggggaaagccACAGGATAAGCAGGATTTCAACAAGTGGTCTTTTTAAAGTTCAATACAACTTCTTGCAGTTAGCTGCTGGCTGGAGGACATGTGATCCCTTGAACAAGTATGCTGTCCACTTAATAGGAAGTTCGACAAAGCAGGGGCTGCCCCGTGGATTGCAGGATGAAGACCCATACACTGGGAATGGCTTCCACCCTAAGGTTCTGTGTGATCACCTCAGTACCTCTTGCTTGCTAATGACCCATGTATGATCCTTTGTCCAGAGGGATGGTGTAAGAATAGGGAAGGGGGTCAAGGATCATGAGTGCAAAGAATATTGGTTTTATTGTGGTTTTGTTGGAGGGAGGGTGGTGAGGAAAAATAATCTCATCATCTTGGATGATTAAAGGTGGTTTCATGCATTTTTAAAGCCACAATTTTATATCTAGAGTTTCTGTGGAAACCAACATCtctggagagggaaggaaagaaaggagaaggaagagagagttcAGTgggattctttttccattttcatttttatataaaagtgtTAAGACCACAATGAAAAAactttatccatatatatatataataaaccaGTTTGTGAGCTACAACGTTTGTCTTTCCCATCTTCAGAAATGTTCTCACATTGacaatggttggatagcatcatgcCCAAAGACATTGGCCAcacagtaaaacaaacaaaacccagatgTACTATGATACAGTTGAGGTAAAAGGGGaaacaaaaaatttaacattCGCccacaaaggatttttttttctttttcttgatttttgtcaGAAAAATACCAAACACagtgatttaaatttaaaaaaaagtcacaaaaaccTGTTTTTAGCAGAAGTGAATGACCAACAGGCCAGCTTATCGGCTCAGACGTGATCGCTATAGATTTTCCTAATAATCCACAAATCCACAGGGATGTATATATAAGTCAACATCAGGGGGGAGTGGtggcataaaattaaaaaatataaacccaATACCCCCACTTGGTATGCCCCTTTATCCTCTAACCCCCCTCACACTTCCCCACCCCTACTCCACACCCCTTTGTGACCCCAACACTCAAATCTCCATCAGATCTAGGTCAGCTTCTTCAAAGCCATAGAAAGACTCGGTCTCGCTTTCACCCTCAAAGAGCTGGTGAAGGCTTTCAGGCTCAATTGTCTCTTCCGGAGATGACCTGGGTCGAGGAGTGGAAGCTGAGGGTTCCTCGGACTGTTCCCCACTCAGCTTTAGCTGCTCCTCTAGGGAGGCAATTAGCTCCTCCTGCATGTCAGCGTTTCGTGTGGGTGAGTTCATGTTGCCATCAGGGCCAGGCAGAACGCTAGCCACCAGGAAGGACCGCTGAACTAGCTCTGGACAGTCCCCAATAACACCAAGCACCTCAGCCAGCCAGACCAGAACTAACTGAAGCAGAACATCAGAATCACACGCGGTATCTCCCATTTCCCGAGCCTGCTCCTTCCACTTTTTGTGCAGGAAGTTCTTGACAGTCCGCTTGATGCATACATCTAACGGCTGGATTTTGGAGCTGCAGCCTGCGGGGACGACCGCAGGCAAAGTGCTAGAGGCACTAAGCATGGCCAGCACCTCTTCCGATAAGTGAGTGCGGTGGCAGTCCATCACCAGCATGCCTTTGCTGCGCTGGCAAGCCGTGTGTTTTCGCCACACTCGGGTTGACCACAGCTCCATGATCTCATCGTCACTGTAGCCACTCTCCTTCGCCTCTAGCAAGATAGAGTCTGGCACGTTAGCAGGCTGATCCATCTGTCCTCGGTAGAAAACCAGGGTAGGGAGGACAGTGCCATCTGCCAGGATGGCCAGCACCACGTCACACCAAGGCTCCCCCGTGCCCACTGTCTGCAGGGCATTCTCCTTTCGGTCTTCACTGCTCAGTACCTCCGTATCGAGGAACAAGGAAACCTCATCAATAGCCACAATCATGGACAAGGACAAGTCCTGGTTGTGAATTTGCCGCtgtacaaattcaatgaagaGTCCTGCATTCTCTGCCACATCCTTAGGTAGAGTGTGGGCCACAGCGCGCCGTGCGTGGGGAGTCAGGTGGTGCCGTAGCATGAAACGCACAGCCCACTCGTATGAGATCTTAAATCCCCCCTCCAAGGAACGTCCTATTTTGGTGGCTTTCTGGAACAAGGTCTCCTCATTTACAGGTAGCTGTTGCTCTCGCTGGGTCAGCACCCACTCAGCCAGTTTCTCTTCTGCCTCTAAGCTCAGATACTTGCCCTCCAGACTCTCCCCCTGAGAGGCCTGGAAGCGCCGAAGCCAACGCCGGATGCGTCGCTGGGGGTTTCGGAAGTGTTCAGCTGCCTGTTCCGTGTTGCAGCATAGGGCAAACAGGACCACTCGAAGCTTCTTCACAGAAAGCTGCTCTTTCTTGCCAATGCCACTGCTACTACCACCCCCTGACGCTGGCTCAGGCTCCTGGGTGACTGGGCTCCCTTCATCCTGGTCGTCAACATTCAGACATTCGGCCTCCTCCGCAGCCAAGGGTGGAAGGGCTAAAGTCTGGAGGTgcgtgggggtgggtggtggggttGCAGTTGAGGCCGGTGACGGGAGTGCCTGGGCCACAGGAGCTGGCAGCTCTTCAGGCTCAGCTGGGGTGACTCCAGCAGACTTCACAGTGGCAGCTTTAttagaggagaaggaaggaggagggtaCAAGTTTTTCAAGTTCCGGTCGTGTGCTCGGTCACGAGTCTGGCCATGCCTAAAGGGTtagcagaaaggaagaaaaagctcagttaaattaggaaaacaaaataataatatttgtagtagtaataaagaataaacatactataaaataaaagttaaaccaTCAAACGAGTTCTGTTACCTTGAGTGAGATATCCAAGTGAGTCCTATGGGAAAtaacacaataaaaaaatgttaGCTTGGTGAAGAAACAAACCCACCTGAGACAGTTCTTGAGATTTTAACCAAAAAAGCAAATCTACTACTTTCCCAGTCTTATCTAAATCTCAAGTTAGAATGCTTCCACCCTGGTGAAGTATGTCTCAGCAGCAGATGGGTTAGGCTGGGAGCAGACGCACCTGCTCACTGTGACCTGCATCCTTAGTCCCACCTACAACCCCCATCTCTCTTACTCACCCCGTGGCAGGATGCTACTGGATCTATGAGAAGGGTTGAATACCAAATGCTTAGCCATGGCATCTCCCACAGAGGTAACAAAGGTACATGAAGTGCAGGCCAGCTTGCTTCCACTGAGAAAGAGAGTCAAGAGTATGTCAGACAAACACAGCAATGACTACTGAGAGTTAAGCTTCAAGGCTTAGTAAAGAAAAAGAGTgtccctcctttctcctctcaAATTAATGCATATGTCTATCCCCCAAAGTAATATAAGGGATTTAATGTAAAAGCTTGAACAATTAACAGTCCATCAGTAAGTTTGTCATTACCTCACAGAATTTTTAAACAAAGCCAAATACTTGGGGCTCTTCCGTGGAACATGATTGctgagaaagacaaagagaaagttGTATGAGTTACATGGTTCAGCTCACTAAACTAGAGATCACCAGCCATTGACAAGGCCTGAACAAAAGAAATGCCTCTTCAATCAATCCTAACCTCAACCCAAGCCCATCGCATTAATATTTCCTATTAATATGCAAATAGATCCTGCAGGTGGGGGGAAACCTATTAAAAGGCATAGTCTGGTTGGAGGTGGAGGGGTGGTGACCACGTCAGAGGCCATATTTCTAAGAAGCACCCTGGCCCTCGTACCACATTTTGAGTAGCACGGTTGTACAAAACCAGATTACAGACCAATGAAAGCCAAATAAAGCCGGGTCTGGCCTCTGACTCTACTAGCAAAGGTGCACAAACAGCTCCAAAAGTTGTAGGGGGAACCACCAGAAGCAGGGGAGGGAATGAAATGAGTTCTGAAGAATCTGAAATCCCAGAGAGGAACACTGGTTTAATCCTGACTCACTTGATCATGTGGTTGGCGTAAGCTCGAGAACAGCAGGTACTATAGCGACACAGAGAGCAGTGAACGTAAGTAGGGAAATGATTGGGGAAGTCTGGGATCTCAAAGCTGCACTCCAGACACGTCTGCCGGCCCATGACACTCCTGTcgagaaacaaagaaaatcttaTTACTGCCTCAGGGGTCCCCAAACCATACAGATTTAGGCAACAGAGTCTGCTTAAAAGGCTACCAGATGACACTGGCTCTCAGGAATAGCTGTGCCCACCCGGCCCCCAGCCTCCAAGAGAAGGCACTGACATTTTCCTAACAGCTCTCTTCTGGACGTTGCGCTGCACAGGGGGGTAAAGGAAGACGGGCAGAGGGTCTGCTGAGGAGGCCAGTGGTGCTGCTTCCTGCAAGCTGCCAGGAGGTCCATCACTGGAGGGTACAGGAGCAGCTCGTGGCTGCCCCCGGGAAGCCCGGATTGTCACCTGGGAGTCAAGGGAAGAAATAATTAGACACTACCTACGAAAGACCCTCAGAACACTGAAAAgctctcttcctccccttcttgGATCCGTGAAGGGAATGCCGACAAACCCCTTACCTTGGTGCCTGGTTTCAAGCCTTCCAGCTGCTTGGGTTTACGGAAGGTTTTATGGTGCTGCAGCTTGTGTTCAATTTTGTCCTTGGCAAAGAGAAACTGTAGCCGGCATTTGTTGCAGTGATAAACATTCCTcttctgaagggaaaaaaagagacagaatccTTTAAAGGTTCCCAATGAATTTTCTTCCTGAGGAGAAGGTAGATCATTGCCAATCATAgcattctttccatctttctgttGATAATTTAACagagttaaaaagaaatagacaacATTTAACACTGAACCTAATTTTCCAATCTTTATctataactttatatattttgcaaTACAGTTACAAGCCTTATTATTAGGTGGTGAGAATCATCACGTCCCATGCTCCCAGAGAAAGGTGGACTGAAAGCCAGGTTAACTAGGTCCTCAGAGCATCACCCACTGACTTGCTTTAACAGTTTGGCCGAGTGGCTTCAGCTTTACTTGCCCTATTACTATTGTTTTTAGTTtagttatcatttttatttgaagtaCTGTCAATGTTCTTTTCATCCTTGATAAAATATAAGCTTGAGACTGTCTTATTACTTTATCTTTACAGTGTGGATGGACATTGCTACTATTTctggatattatttttaaaaaatacaataaaatgtacATGGTGAAAAAAACCCCATACTTTTATTTTGTACTCCTTCATGCGCTAAGTTTACCTTCAACTGCACTCCTCAGTCCCCTTCCACAGAAACAACTTGTTACCAGCTTCCTGGGTATTCTTTCACAGATGGTCTGTGCAGATAACCATATAGCAAACTCAAATGTCTCCATTCACCAcccctgttttcctttctcttttttaacaaacaaacaaacaaaaagtacttTCCTACAcagtgctgttttttttttcccttttaacacATCAACACAGATATGCCTCCCTGAAAGGCCATTTTGAGGATTCAGTCTGCCCAGTATCGAAACAGGACACGTCTACGATTCCTTCCTAGGACAGCGAAGGCTCTGTAACATCAGCTACAGGTGGCAGTTCCTATGCTAGTATATGGAAATACACCAGTGGGGGATTACAGCAGTCACTATGTGTGAACCTAAGAAGGTGCTTACAAGCGAGAAGCCAGGgcacgcgtgcacacacgtgGATGTCACCCACTGGTGCacccatcttgttctctgttttGGTCCCTCTCTATGTACCTTCACTCGCCTCCTCTAGGGGCTCCTTTCCTGCAGCATTTTAAAACCAAGGCTTATATATTCCATCTTCAAACCa is a window of Ovis aries strain OAR_USU_Benz2616 breed Rambouillet chromosome 1, ARS-UI_Ramb_v3.0, whole genome shotgun sequence DNA encoding:
- the PSMB4 gene encoding proteasome subunit beta type-4, which produces MEALLESRSGLWAGGPVPGQFYRIPSTPGSSVDPASALYGAPITRTQNPMVTGTSVLGLKFEGGVVIAADMLGSYGSLARFRNISRIMRVNNSTMLGASGDYADFQYLKQVLGQMVIDEELLGDGHSYSPKAIHSWLTRAMYSRRSKMNPLWNTMVIGGYADGDSFLGYVDMLGVAYEAPSLATGYGAYLAQPLLREVLEKQPVLSQMEARELVERCMRVLYYRDARSYNRFQIATVTEKGVEIEGPLSAETNWDIAHMISGFE